A window from Pseudomonas sp. MRSN 12121 encodes these proteins:
- the carB gene encoding carbamoyl-phosphate synthase large subunit, giving the protein MPKRTDIKSILILGAGPIVIGQACEFDYSGAQACKALREEGYRVILVNSNPATIMTDPAMADATYIEPIKWQTVAKIIEKERPDALLPTMGGQTALNCALDLEREGVLEKFGVEMIGANADTIDKAEDRSRFDAAMKAIGLECPRSGIAHSMDEANAVLEKLGFPCIIRPSFTMGGTGGGIAYNREEFEEICARGLDLSPTKELLIDESLIGWKEYEMEVVRDKKDNCIIVCSIENFDPMGVHTGDSITVAPAQTLTDKEYQILRNASLAVLREIGVETGGSNVQFGICPNTGRMVVIEMNPRVSRSSALASKATGFPIAKVAAKLAVGYTLDELSNDITGGKTPASFEPSIDYVVTKLPRFAFEKFSKADARLTTQMKSVGEVMAIGRTFQESLQKALRGLEVGVCGLDPKLDLSNPESLNVLKRELTVPGAERIWYVADAFRAGMTVEQIFGMNMIDPWFLVQIEDLIKEEEKVKTLGLSAIDRDLMFRLKRKGFSDQRLAKLLGVTEKNLRTHRQKLEVFPVYKRVDTCAAEFATDTAYLYSTYEEECEAAPSGRDKIMILGGGPNRIGQGIEFDYCCVHAALALRDDGYETIMVNCNPETVSTDYDTSDRLYFEPVTLEDVLEIVRVEKPKGVIVQYGGQTPLKLARALEAAGVPIIGTSPDAIDRAEDRERFQQMVERLNLRQPPNATVRSEDEAIRAAAKIGYPLVVRPSYVLGGRAMEIVYEEEELKRYLREAVQVSNDSPVLLDHFLNCAIEMDVDAVCDGKDVVIGAIMQHIEQAGVHSGDSACSLPPYSLPAHIQDEMREQVKKMALELGVVGLMNVQLALQGEQIYVIEVNPRASRTVPFVSKCIGVSLAMIAARVMAGKTLQELGFTKEIIPNFYSVKEAVFPFAKFPGVDPILGPEMKSTGEVMGVGDTFGEAFAKAQMGASEVLPTGGTAFISVRNDDKPLVAGVARDLINLGFEVVATAGTAKLIEAAGLKVRRVNKVTEGRPHVVDMIKNDEVTLIINTTEGRQSIADSYSIRRNALQHKIYCTTTIAAGEAICEALKFGPEKTVRRLQDLHAGLKA; this is encoded by the coding sequence ATGCCAAAACGTACAGACATTAAAAGCATCCTGATTCTCGGCGCTGGCCCGATCGTGATCGGCCAGGCCTGCGAATTCGACTACTCCGGCGCCCAGGCCTGCAAGGCCCTGCGCGAAGAGGGCTACCGGGTCATCCTGGTGAACTCCAACCCGGCGACCATCATGACCGACCCGGCCATGGCAGACGCTACCTACATCGAGCCGATCAAGTGGCAGACCGTTGCCAAGATCATCGAAAAAGAGCGTCCGGACGCCTTGCTGCCGACCATGGGTGGCCAGACTGCGTTGAACTGCGCCCTGGACCTGGAGCGCGAAGGCGTTCTGGAGAAGTTCGGTGTGGAAATGATCGGCGCCAACGCCGATACCATCGACAAGGCTGAAGACCGTTCGCGCTTCGACGCCGCGATGAAGGCAATCGGCCTGGAGTGCCCGCGCTCCGGTATCGCCCACAGCATGGACGAGGCCAACGCGGTTCTCGAGAAGCTGGGCTTCCCGTGCATCATCCGTCCGTCCTTCACCATGGGCGGCACCGGTGGCGGCATCGCCTACAACCGTGAAGAGTTCGAAGAAATCTGCGCCCGTGGCCTGGACCTGTCGCCGACCAAGGAACTGCTGATCGACGAATCGCTGATCGGCTGGAAAGAGTACGAGATGGAGGTGGTCCGCGATAAGAAGGACAACTGCATCATCGTCTGCTCGATCGAGAACTTCGACCCGATGGGCGTGCACACCGGCGACTCGATCACCGTGGCTCCAGCCCAGACCCTGACCGACAAGGAATACCAGATCCTGCGTAACGCCTCCCTGGCGGTACTGCGCGAGATCGGCGTGGAAACCGGTGGCTCCAACGTTCAGTTCGGCATCTGCCCGAACACTGGGCGCATGGTGGTTATCGAGATGAACCCGCGGGTATCCCGCTCCTCGGCTCTGGCCTCGAAAGCGACCGGCTTCCCGATCGCCAAGGTCGCGGCCAAGCTGGCCGTGGGCTACACCCTGGACGAACTGTCCAACGACATTACCGGCGGCAAGACCCCGGCGTCCTTCGAGCCGTCCATCGACTACGTCGTGACCAAGCTGCCACGTTTTGCCTTCGAGAAATTCTCCAAGGCCGACGCACGCCTCACCACGCAAATGAAGTCGGTAGGTGAAGTCATGGCCATTGGCCGGACCTTCCAGGAGTCCCTGCAGAAAGCCCTGCGTGGCCTGGAAGTTGGCGTTTGCGGCCTGGACCCGAAGCTCGACCTGAGCAACCCGGAAAGCCTGAACGTGCTCAAGCGCGAGCTGACCGTGCCGGGCGCCGAGCGCATCTGGTACGTGGCCGATGCCTTCCGTGCCGGCATGACCGTCGAGCAGATCTTCGGCATGAACATGATCGACCCTTGGTTCCTGGTGCAGATCGAAGATCTGATCAAGGAAGAAGAGAAGGTCAAGACTCTCGGGTTGTCGGCCATCGACCGCGACCTGATGTTCCGTCTCAAGCGCAAAGGTTTCTCCGATCAGCGTCTGGCCAAGCTGCTGGGCGTAACCGAGAAGAACCTGCGCACCCATCGCCAGAAGCTGGAAGTATTCCCGGTCTACAAGCGCGTCGACACCTGCGCGGCCGAGTTCGCCACCGATACCGCCTACCTGTACTCGACCTATGAGGAAGAGTGCGAGGCTGCTCCTTCGGGTCGCGACAAGATCATGATCCTGGGCGGTGGTCCGAACCGTATCGGTCAGGGCATCGAGTTTGACTATTGCTGCGTGCACGCGGCACTGGCCCTGCGCGACGACGGTTACGAGACCATCATGGTCAACTGCAACCCGGAAACCGTTTCCACCGACTACGACACCTCCGACCGCCTGTACTTCGAGCCCGTTACGCTGGAAGACGTGCTGGAAATCGTCCGTGTCGAGAAGCCGAAGGGCGTGATCGTCCAGTACGGTGGTCAGACACCGCTGAAACTGGCGCGTGCCCTGGAAGCCGCTGGCGTGCCAATCATCGGTACCAGCCCGGACGCCATCGACCGCGCCGAAGACCGTGAGCGCTTCCAGCAGATGGTCGAGCGCCTGAACCTGCGTCAGCCACCAAACGCCACCGTGCGCAGCGAAGACGAAGCGATTCGTGCCGCAGCCAAGATCGGTTATCCACTGGTGGTGCGCCCGTCCTATGTATTGGGCGGCCGGGCGATGGAAATCGTTTACGAAGAAGAAGAGCTCAAGCGCTACCTGCGTGAAGCGGTGCAAGTGTCCAACGACAGCCCGGTCCTGCTGGATCACTTCCTCAACTGCGCCATCGAGATGGACGTGGATGCGGTTTGCGACGGCAAGGACGTGGTGATCGGCGCGATCATGCAGCACATCGAACAGGCTGGCGTGCACTCCGGTGACTCCGCTTGCTCGCTGCCTCCGTACTCGCTGCCTGCGCACATCCAGGACGAGATGCGCGAGCAGGTCAAGAAGATGGCCCTGGAACTGGGCGTGGTTGGCCTGATGAACGTACAGCTGGCCCTGCAGGGTGAGCAGATCTACGTCATCGAGGTGAACCCGCGCGCTTCCCGTACCGTACCGTTCGTTTCCAAGTGCATCGGTGTTTCCCTGGCGATGATCGCTGCGCGGGTCATGGCGGGTAAGACCCTGCAAGAGCTGGGTTTCACCAAGGAAATCATTCCGAACTTCTATAGCGTCAAGGAAGCGGTATTCCCGTTCGCCAAATTCCCGGGCGTCGACCCGATCCTCGGCCCAGAGATGAAGTCGACCGGTGAGGTGATGGGCGTTGGCGATACCTTCGGCGAGGCCTTTGCCAAGGCGCAGATGGGTGCCAGTGAAGTGCTGCCGACCGGCGGTACTGCGTTCATCAGCGTTCGTAACGATGACAAGCCGTTGGTGGCGGGCGTGGCTCGCGACCTGATCAACCTGGGCTTCGAAGTAGTGGCTACTGCCGGTACCGCCAAGTTGATCGAGGCGGCGGGCTTGAAGGTGCGTCGTGTGAACAAGGTGACCGAAGGCCGTCCGCACGTGGTCGACATGATCAAGAATGACGAAGTCACGCTGATCATCAACACCACCGAAGGTCGTCAGTCGATCGCTGACTCCTATTCCATTCGTCGTAACGCCTTGCAGCACAAGATCTACTGCACCACGACCATTGCTGCTGGCGAAGCTATCTGTGAAGCGCTGAAGTTCGGTCCCGAGAAGACTGTGCGCCGCTTGCAGGATCTACACGCAGGATTGAAGGCATGA
- the greA gene encoding transcription elongation factor GreA, with translation MNKYPMTVQGAKALEEELTFLSKVERPRLSQAIGEARELGDLKENAEYHAAREEQGMVEARIRDIEGRLQNAVVIDVTTIAHTGKVIFGTTVEIANVETDESVTYQIVGEDEADIKLGKISVGSPIARALIAKEEGDVVAVKTPSGVIEYEIVEVRHI, from the coding sequence ATGAATAAATACCCAATGACCGTCCAGGGCGCCAAGGCCCTGGAGGAAGAGCTGACGTTTCTCAGCAAGGTCGAGCGGCCGCGTTTGAGCCAGGCCATCGGTGAGGCTCGGGAGCTCGGCGACCTCAAGGAAAATGCCGAATACCATGCCGCTCGCGAAGAGCAGGGGATGGTCGAGGCGCGCATCCGCGACATCGAGGGCCGCCTGCAAAACGCAGTGGTCATCGATGTGACGACCATTGCGCATACAGGCAAGGTGATTTTCGGCACCACCGTCGAGATCGCCAACGTTGAGACCGATGAAAGCGTTACTTACCAGATCGTTGGTGAGGATGAGGCTGATATCAAACTCGGAAAAATCTCTGTAGGTTCGCCAATTGCCCGTGCCTTGATCGCCAAGGAAGAGGGTGATGTGGTGGCCGTTAAAACGCCAAGCGGCGTGATCGAGTACGAGATTGTCGAAGTCCGTCACATCTGA
- a CDS encoding YhbY family RNA-binding protein — protein MPLTQEQKKQYKSIGHHLKPVLIVADNGLTEGVLAELERALSDHELIKIKLNILERESRLEAIAELCKAGKADLVQVIGKMALIYRKNAKVNKQLSNVHRFH, from the coding sequence ATGCCGCTCACTCAAGAGCAGAAGAAACAGTACAAATCCATTGGCCACCATCTGAAACCAGTATTGATTGTGGCTGACAACGGTTTGACCGAAGGTGTATTGGCCGAACTTGAACGCGCCTTGAGCGATCACGAGCTGATCAAGATCAAGCTCAACATCCTCGAACGCGAATCCCGCCTGGAGGCCATTGCAGAACTGTGCAAGGCCGGCAAGGCAGACCTGGTACAGGTCATCGGCAAAATGGCATTGATTTATCGCAAGAACGCCAAGGTAAACAAGCAACTGTCCAACGTCCATCGCTTCCATTGA
- the rlmE gene encoding 23S rRNA (uridine(2552)-2'-O)-methyltransferase RlmE, producing MARSKTSHNWLKEHFNDPFVKMAQKDGYRSRASYKLLEIQEKDRLIRPGMSVIDLGAAPGGWSQVTSRLIGGQGRLIASDILEMDGIPDVTFIQGDFTEDAVLAQILEAVGNSEVDLVISDMAPNMSGTPAVDMPRAMFLCELALDLAGRVLRPGGDFLIKIFQGEGFDEYHKNVRKMFDKVVMRKPSSSRDRSREQYLLGRGFRGRIE from the coding sequence GTGGCCCGTTCCAAGACAAGCCATAACTGGCTGAAAGAGCACTTCAACGACCCGTTCGTCAAAATGGCGCAGAAAGATGGGTATCGTTCGCGTGCCAGCTACAAATTGTTGGAAATCCAGGAAAAGGATCGCCTGATCCGCCCGGGAATGAGCGTGATCGATCTCGGTGCGGCCCCTGGCGGCTGGTCGCAGGTTACCAGTCGTCTGATTGGCGGGCAGGGCCGGTTGATTGCCTCCGACATCCTGGAAATGGATGGTATTCCTGACGTGACCTTCATTCAGGGCGACTTTACCGAGGATGCGGTACTGGCCCAGATTCTCGAGGCTGTCGGAAATTCCGAAGTCGACCTTGTGATTTCCGATATGGCCCCCAATATGAGTGGTACGCCAGCGGTAGATATGCCGAGGGCGATGTTCCTATGTGAATTGGCCTTGGATTTGGCGGGGCGGGTTCTTCGTCCTGGTGGCGACTTCCTGATCAAGATTTTCCAGGGAGAAGGTTTCGACGAATACCACAAGAACGTTCGCAAGATGTTCGACAAGGTTGTGATGCGCAAACCGAGTTCTTCCCGCGATCGTTCGCGCGAGCAGTATCTGCTGGGGCGCGGTTTTCGCGGGCGTATTGAATAG
- the ftsH gene encoding ATP-dependent zinc metalloprotease FtsH, with translation MAKNLILWLIIAAVLVTVMNNFSSPNEPQTLNYSDFIQQVKDGKVERVAVDGYVITGKRNDGDSFKTIRPAIQDNGLIGDLVDNHVVVEGKQPEQQSIWTQLLVASFPILVIIAVFMFFMRQMQGGAGGKGGPMSFGKSKARLLSEDQVKTTLADVAGCDEAKEEVGELVEFLRDPGKFQRLGGRIPRGVLMVGPPGTGKTLLAKAIAGEAKVPFFTISGSDFVEMFVGVGASRVRDMFEQAKKHAPCIIFIDEIDAVGRHRGAGMGGGHDEREQTLNQLLVEMDGFEMNDGIIVIAATNRPDVLDPALLRPGRFDRQVVVGLPDIRGREQILKVHMRKVPMGEDVAPAVIARGTPGFSGADLANLVNEASLFAARSGKRIVEMKEFELAKDKIMMGAERKSMVMSEKEKQNTAYHEAGHAIVGRVVPEHDPVYKVSIIPRGRALGVTMFLPEEDRYSLSKRALISQICSLYGGRIAEEMTLGFDGVTTGASNDIMRASQIARNMVTKWGLSEKLGPLMYAEEEGEVFLGRSAGSQHASLSAETAKLIDSEVRSIIDQCYGTAKQILTDNRDKLDAMADALMKYETIDAEQIDDIMAGRTPREPRDWEGGSGTTPPVVQNERPETPIGGPAADH, from the coding sequence ATGGCAAAGAATCTGATCCTGTGGTTGATCATCGCGGCCGTCCTGGTGACTGTGATGAACAACTTCTCCAGCCCTAACGAGCCGCAGACCCTCAACTATTCCGACTTCATCCAGCAAGTTAAGGATGGCAAGGTCGAGCGCGTAGCCGTTGATGGCTATGTGATTACTGGTAAGCGCAACGATGGTGACAGTTTCAAGACCATTCGCCCTGCGATTCAGGACAACGGTCTGATCGGTGATCTGGTAGATAACCACGTAGTCGTCGAAGGCAAGCAGCCTGAGCAGCAAAGCATCTGGACCCAATTGTTGGTCGCCAGCTTCCCAATCCTGGTGATTATCGCGGTCTTCATGTTCTTCATGCGGCAGATGCAGGGCGGTGCCGGAGGCAAGGGCGGGCCGATGAGCTTTGGCAAGAGCAAGGCGCGCCTGCTGTCCGAAGATCAAGTGAAAACCACCCTGGCGGATGTTGCCGGTTGTGATGAAGCCAAGGAAGAAGTGGGTGAGTTGGTGGAGTTCCTGCGCGATCCAGGCAAGTTCCAGCGCTTGGGTGGCCGTATTCCGCGCGGTGTGTTGATGGTAGGTCCTCCTGGTACAGGTAAGACCCTGCTGGCCAAGGCCATTGCCGGCGAAGCCAAGGTACCGTTCTTCACCATTTCTGGTTCCGACTTCGTTGAAATGTTCGTCGGTGTGGGCGCCAGCCGCGTTCGCGACATGTTCGAGCAGGCCAAGAAGCACGCTCCATGCATCATCTTCATCGACGAGATCGATGCCGTCGGTCGTCATCGTGGCGCTGGCATGGGCGGTGGTCATGATGAGCGTGAGCAGACCCTCAACCAGTTGCTGGTCGAGATGGATGGCTTTGAAATGAACGATGGCATCATCGTTATTGCAGCGACCAACCGTCCCGATGTACTGGACCCGGCACTGCTGCGTCCCGGCCGTTTTGACCGTCAGGTCGTGGTGGGGCTGCCGGATATCCGTGGTCGTGAACAGATTTTGAAGGTTCACATGCGTAAGGTGCCGATGGGTGAGGATGTCGCTCCTGCGGTCATCGCTCGTGGTACTCCTGGTTTCTCGGGTGCCGACCTGGCCAACCTGGTGAACGAGGCATCGCTATTCGCGGCCCGCAGCGGCAAGCGCATTGTCGAGATGAAAGAGTTCGAACTGGCAAAAGACAAGATCATGATGGGCGCGGAGCGCAAATCCATGGTCATGTCCGAGAAAGAAAAGCAGAACACCGCTTATCACGAAGCTGGTCATGCGATCGTGGGGCGCGTGGTGCCTGAGCACGATCCGGTCTACAAGGTTTCGATCATCCCTCGTGGTCGAGCGCTGGGCGTGACCATGTTCCTGCCGGAAGAAGATCGCTACAGCCTGTCCAAGCGTGCGTTGATCAGTCAGATCTGTTCGCTCTATGGCGGTCGTATCGCCGAAGAAATGACGCTGGGCTTTGATGGCGTAACCACCGGCGCCTCCAACGACATCATGCGCGCCAGCCAGATTGCTCGGAATATGGTGACCAAGTGGGGTCTCTCCGAGAAACTGGGCCCCTTGATGTATGCCGAGGAGGAAGGTGAAGTCTTTCTGGGGCGTAGCGCCGGTAGCCAGCATGCCAGCCTGTCTGCAGAAACGGCCAAGCTGATCGACTCCGAGGTCCGCAGCATCATCGACCAGTGCTATGGCACCGCCAAGCAGATCCTCACGGATAATCGCGACAAGCTGGATGCGATGGCCGATGCCTTGATGAAGTATGAAACGATCGATGCGGAGCAGATCGACGACATCATGGCGGGACGCACCCCTCGCGAGCCTCGCGATTGGGAGGGCGGCTCGGGTACCACGCCTCCGGTGGTACAGAATGAGCGTCCAGAAACACCGATTGGTGGCCCGGCTGCTGACCACTAA
- the folP gene encoding dihydropteroate synthase has protein sequence MTSSSSSTRLPCGNRVLDLAHTHVMGILNVTPDSFSDGGRFNHLDAALRHAEAMVQAGATLIDVGGESTRPGARAVSPLEELERVAPIVERIHCELDVIISVDTSTPAVMRETARLGAGLINDVRSLRRDGALDAAAATGLPVCLMHMLGEPGDMQDNPRYQDVTREVGEFLVERMAQCAAVGIGAERVILDPGFGFAKTLQHNLSLFKHMESLNALGRPLLVGVSRKSMIGQALNHPVDGRLYGGLALAALAMTKGARILRVHDVAETVDVVRMITAVESAE, from the coding sequence ATGACTTCTTCGTCGTCCTCGACCCGGTTGCCTTGCGGCAACCGGGTTCTTGATTTGGCCCATACGCATGTCATGGGCATTCTTAATGTCACCCCCGATTCATTTTCCGATGGTGGTCGCTTCAATCACCTTGATGCCGCTTTGCGTCATGCAGAGGCGATGGTGCAGGCTGGCGCTACGCTGATTGATGTGGGGGGCGAATCCACTCGTCCTGGCGCGCGAGCGGTGTCGCCGCTTGAAGAGCTTGAGCGTGTGGCGCCTATCGTCGAGCGTATCCATTGTGAACTGGATGTCATTATTTCAGTCGATACCTCCACTCCAGCGGTCATGCGTGAAACGGCGCGTTTGGGTGCAGGCTTGATCAATGACGTTCGTTCGTTGCGGCGCGACGGTGCGCTGGATGCGGCAGCGGCCACGGGCTTGCCTGTCTGTCTGATGCACATGCTCGGTGAGCCTGGCGATATGCAGGATAATCCTCGCTATCAGGATGTAACCAGGGAGGTGGGCGAATTTCTTGTTGAGCGCATGGCGCAGTGTGCGGCGGTTGGTATTGGCGCGGAGCGAGTGATCCTGGATCCAGGTTTTGGTTTCGCGAAAACCCTGCAGCACAACTTGAGTCTGTTCAAGCATATGGAGTCCCTGAATGCCCTTGGTCGGCCGTTGCTGGTTGGGGTTTCGCGAAAGAGCATGATAGGGCAGGCGTTGAATCATCCTGTTGATGGGCGCTTGTATGGCGGGTTGGCACTTGCCGCCTTGGCGATGACCAAGGGGGCGAGGATCCTGCGGGTCCATGATGTGGCCGAGACGGTTGATGTCGTGCGGATGATTACAGCTGTGGAATCAGCCGAATAA
- the glmM gene encoding phosphoglucosamine mutase encodes MSKKYFGTDGIRGRVGVYPITPDFMLKLGWAAGMAFRSMGACRVLVGKDTRISGYMFESALEAGLSAAGADVMLLGPMPTPAIAYLTRTFHAEAGIVISASHNPHDDNGIKFFSGEGTKLPDEVELMIEELLDAPMTVVESSKLGKVSRINDASGRYIEFCKSSVPSSTSFAGLKIVVDCAHGATYKVAPSVFRELGAEVVVLSAQPNGLNINDNCGSTHMAQLQAAVLAEHADLGIAFDGDGDRVLMVDHTGAIVDGDELLFIIARDMHERNKLQGGVVGTLMSNLGLELALADLGIPFIRANVGDRYVIAELLERQWLVGGENSGHIVCFQHTTTGDAIIAALQVLMALKRRNEGLAQSRQALRKCPQILVNVRFGGGANPVEHPAVKEACARVTSAMAGRGRVLLRKSGTEPLVRVMVEGDDEAQVRGYADELAKLVAEVSA; translated from the coding sequence ATGAGCAAGAAGTACTTTGGCACCGACGGCATTCGCGGTCGTGTGGGTGTGTACCCTATTACCCCGGATTTCATGCTCAAGCTGGGTTGGGCCGCGGGTATGGCCTTTCGCAGCATGGGCGCCTGCCGTGTATTGGTAGGGAAGGACACGCGTATTTCCGGATACATGTTTGAATCCGCACTAGAGGCGGGTCTGTCTGCCGCAGGTGCGGATGTGATGCTGCTGGGCCCGATGCCTACTCCCGCGATTGCCTACCTGACCCGCACTTTCCATGCCGAGGCAGGGATTGTGATCAGCGCGTCGCATAATCCTCATGATGACAACGGCATCAAGTTCTTCTCGGGTGAGGGTACCAAGCTCCCGGATGAGGTTGAGCTGATGATCGAGGAGTTGCTGGATGCGCCGATGACCGTGGTGGAGTCGAGCAAGTTGGGCAAGGTCTCGCGTATCAATGATGCCTCGGGCCGCTATATCGAATTCTGCAAGAGCAGTGTTCCTTCCAGTACCAGCTTTGCTGGGCTGAAGATCGTTGTCGATTGCGCCCACGGTGCGACTTACAAGGTGGCGCCAAGCGTATTCCGCGAATTGGGGGCTGAGGTCGTAGTGCTCTCTGCCCAGCCTAATGGCTTGAACATCAACGACAATTGCGGCTCGACCCATATGGCGCAGTTGCAAGCGGCGGTGTTGGCTGAGCATGCCGATCTGGGTATCGCTTTTGATGGCGATGGCGACCGCGTGTTGATGGTCGACCATACAGGCGCAATCGTTGATGGTGACGAGCTGCTGTTTATCATCGCCCGGGATATGCACGAGCGTAACAAGCTGCAGGGCGGTGTAGTCGGTACCTTGATGAGCAACCTGGGCCTCGAGTTGGCCCTGGCTGATCTGGGGATTCCATTCATTCGCGCTAATGTCGGCGATCGTTATGTCATCGCCGAGTTGCTTGAGCGCCAGTGGCTGGTAGGGGGTGAAAACTCCGGTCATATCGTTTGCTTCCAGCACACTACTACCGGGGATGCGATCATTGCGGCCCTGCAGGTATTGATGGCGTTGAAGCGCCGTAACGAGGGGCTGGCACAATCGCGCCAAGCGCTGCGCAAGTGCCCGCAGATTCTGGTCAATGTTCGCTTTGGCGGCGGCGCCAACCCTGTTGAGCATCCCGCGGTCAAAGAAGCCTGCGCGCGCGTTACCAGCGCGATGGCGGGGCGTGGGCGCGTACTGCTGCGCAAGTCGGGTACAGAGCCTTTGGTTCGCGTCATGGTCGAGGGTGACGATGAGGCTCAGGTTCGTGGCTATGCTGATGAACTGGCAAAACTGGTTGCGGAAGTTTCTGCCTGA
- the tpiA gene encoding triose-phosphate isomerase produces the protein MRRPMVAGNWKMHGTRASVAELLNGLRHLALPSGVDVAVFPPCLYINQVIDGLKGKSISVGAQNSAVEPMQGALTGEVAPSQLVDAGCSLVLVGHSERRLMMGERDGTLNRKFAAAQACGLKPVLCVGETLEQREAGKTLEVVGRQLGSIIEELGVGAFANAVIAYEPVWAIGTGLTASPQQAQDVHKAIREQLAAENSEVARGVRLLYGGSVKAANAVELFGMPDIDGGLIGGASLNADEFGAICRAAGN, from the coding sequence ATGCGTCGCCCTATGGTAGCTGGTAACTGGAAAATGCACGGTACCCGCGCCAGCGTCGCTGAGCTGCTCAATGGCCTGCGTCATCTGGCCTTGCCTAGCGGTGTTGATGTCGCGGTGTTCCCGCCTTGCTTGTATATCAATCAAGTGATTGATGGCTTGAAAGGCAAGTCGATCTCGGTCGGCGCGCAGAACTCTGCGGTGGAACCCATGCAAGGTGCGCTGACAGGGGAAGTTGCTCCGAGTCAGCTGGTGGATGCAGGTTGTTCCCTGGTGCTGGTTGGGCACTCCGAACGTCGCCTGATGATGGGTGAGCGTGACGGTACGCTGAATCGTAAGTTCGCAGCAGCACAGGCTTGTGGCTTGAAGCCGGTCTTGTGTGTAGGGGAAACCCTCGAGCAGCGCGAGGCCGGGAAGACTCTTGAGGTTGTCGGGCGTCAGCTGGGCAGCATCATCGAAGAGTTGGGTGTTGGTGCGTTTGCCAATGCCGTTATCGCTTACGAGCCGGTCTGGGCGATTGGCACCGGGCTGACTGCTTCGCCGCAACAGGCTCAGGATGTGCACAAAGCCATTCGTGAGCAGTTGGCGGCAGAAAACTCTGAGGTGGCACGAGGTGTGCGGCTTCTATACGGCGGCAGCGTGAAGGCGGCCAATGCGGTCGAACTGTTCGGCATGCCGGATATCGATGGGGGGCTCATTGGTGGAGCTTCCCTGAATGCAGATGAGTTCGGTGCGATCTGTCGCGCCGCGGGAAACTGA